The genomic segment CTTGCAAGCGTAGTATGCTTAGCAGTTGAATCTATACGTGCGATCGCGGCATGATTGCGCCTAGCAATTGCTAGGGGACAATGCTTCAAGTCTCAGACCATCAACTGGATCTGTCGCCAGCAGCGGCCATCTGAATTCATAGAATTTGGAGCCGGCAAACAACTCTCACGACTAAGGTAAGAATGTAGAATAGGGTTTTGTGAATGGAAATATTAGAAGCATTATACGATTGTATCGAGACCAACCTGCGTGGAAACAAAGTCGATTGGCAAAAATTTGCAAATGAATTCCAAATCATTCATCGATCAGAACTTGCTCTTTACCGAGCTGTTTATTCAGAAGACGAGCAGAAGCAGATGGATCGATTGGATGTAATTGCAACGTCCAACGCGCCTCTACTGAAGAAGTATGTTCAGAAAGGAATGCACAAATTGCATCCTTACCCAGAAACGGAAATGGTTATGCTGGAGCCGATTCGTAGGACCGATGAATTGCCAGACGACGACGTATTCAGAAAAATGGGGCCGTTGACAGACTTTCTAATTGAAAATGGAATGTTTTACTTCATGAATGTGCCGGCTATGATGCCTGATGGTCACTTCGTTTGCATTCATGTATGGCGCGACGAAAACCAAGGGGACTTTTCTAACCTAGAAAAACAGCGTCTTGCTTTAATGATGCGCCATCTTCTGGCAACTGTTGGGGAATCGGAACTAACACTGACTGACCCTAACTCTGAAGTGGCGGCATTTGGTCAAATGCACGGTCTTACGACGGCAGAAACCACTATTCTTGCGCTGCTCATTGAAGGACATTCACTTCGCACCATTTCGCAGAAAAGTGGCCGGACATACGGAACCGTTCGCTGGCACGTACAAAACATACTTGAGAAATGCCAAGTAAAGTCGCAGCTCAATCTTCTTTCAGAATTTTACCGGCTGATGAAGAAGTAGACAACGTTCGGAGAGTTGCTGCATGTAAGTGGGGGCAAGTCGACAGTTATTTGGAGTCTCCGTCACAAGTTGCGTCACTTTTATCTAGTGGCGACATAAGATGATGCTCATCGTGTATCCACGATGACATGCAGGTCTGTAGACATCTCAAATAACGCGCTAGAATTCAGCGTTCTGCTTTTCGCGCAATTCGGTTTAGCTGCGGGCCGAGACGCCAAAAAGACCTAATTTCTGTCCGCCGGGAAGCGGGATACGTTGCGGCGCGGAGCTTCTGATCGCCAATCGCCGCAGATGCATCCGGTTGCCTTTGCACGCGTCCGTGCCAGGCGCGCGAGGCCGGCCAGTTGCCGTGTGAAGCCGGAACAGTTTGCGGGCTGGCCCACGGCAGACCGATCCTAACCGAAACCTAACGCAGCACAAACCGGCGTAAAACCCTGGGGAATTATACCCGGTGTCCTGGGAAGGCGCATGGATGCGCTTCTCGTTCAGAGTTTGTCAAAACACAGATCCAAGGACGCAACCAATGAAGACCTACGGAAAAAACATCGCGGCGGTTTCCATGGCAATGGCCATGAGCTTTATGGCAAGTCAGGCTCTCGCCGTTGATGAGCATTACGTCGACGGTGGTGCCGTCGTCGGAGGGACAGACGTCGTCGCTTATCACACCGTTGGAGCGCCAACCCCCGGGTCTGCGGAATTTGCATCTGAGTATCAGGGCGCGACCTGGCATTTCTCATCCGCGGAGAACAAGGCGCTTTTCGATGCCGACCCGGCAAAATATGCACCGGCCTATGGCGGATGGTGTTCCGCAGGGGCCAGCAAGGGCAAAAAGGTCCCCACCCAGCCAGATCTCTGGGCCATAGTTGACGGACAGCTTTACCTCAACAGCAGCCCTGCTGCCCATAACAAGCTCTTTCTCGCCGACACCGAAACCGTGATCTCAAAGGGCGAGTCAAACTGGAAAGTGATATTCGCCACCTCCCGCGAAGCCCTTCTGGAACAATAGGGTTTTGCTTCGCGCGCCGGCATCGGAATGACGTCGGCGCGCCTTCAATCAACTTGTTGTCTCCGGAACTTTATTGGACGCGCACTGCAAGGCACTGCACGCTGCCGCTCATTCAGGAACGCGTCCGGAAAGGTGGGTGTCATAGCTGCCAAGGCAAAAATTCTTGTGGTCGAAGACGATGAGAACATTCTCAATCTTCTGAGCGCCTATCTTGAAAGCGCAGGCCACGAAGTCGTGGAGCACCAGGATGGCCTGACTGGCTGCAAGGCTGCTCTGACAGACACGTTCGACATCTGCATCTTCGATGTCATGCTGCCAAACAGATCCGGAACCGAGATCGTCGAGGCTATGCGTTCGCAAGGCATTTTGACACCCGTCCTGTTTCTGACGGCGCTTGGCTCGGAAACCAATGTGCTGCAGGGTTTTGCCGCAGGGGTGGATGATTATGTCATCAAGCCATTCTCGCCACGGGAGCTGATTGTTCGCATCCGGGCGATCCTGCGCCGCAGTCAGATGGCCAGTGCAGGTTGCCACGATGTGGTCGAAGTCGGCCCCCTGAAACTGGACCTTGAGCAGCCGACCTGCAACCTGAGTGGTCAGACAATCGCGCTCACACCTTACGAACACAAAATTCTGCGGCGTCTCCTGGAGCAACCCAGCAGGGTTTTGTCGCGAGGCCAACTGATCGCGCTGCTTTATGGAAATGATGTTGCCGTCGGCCCGAAGGCGATCGATGTGCACGTTCACAACCTGCGCACCAAACTTGGAGACGGGACCGGCTCAATGATCGAAACGGTGCGCGGTTTTGGATACCGGTTCGCGGCTGCCGGGAACCTGGAGCGCATGCTGCCGTGAAACATCGCCTGGACCGGCTGCCCTGGCTGACGCTGCAGATGATCGCGGCGAACACTGCGATTGTTCTCGTGCTCGGCGTCGCCTGGTACTGGCTTTTTCTGGGCCAAAGCACAACATACTCTGATCGCCTGATGACAACGTTCAACATCGTGCCCGGCCAGGTGCATGCCATGTTTGTGGACCAGGTCGAGCGCCAACTCTGGGCAAGCATCTCGATCGGATTGGTGTTTGCTGTCGGGGCGTCCATCGGGGTCACGCTGTTAATCGTCCGTCCGCTCGGCGTGCTCGCCCGGACCACGGAGCGGCTGAGGCAGGGCGATTACAACGTGCGCGCAAAAACCCAGGCGGGAGAGGTTGGGCGGCTGGCAGACACGGTCAACGCGCTCGCTGCCGCGCTTCAGCAAGAAGAAGAGCGCCGCGCACGATACCTGGCTGATCTCGGGCATGAATTACGGACGCCCATCACCAGTCTTCGCGGGTACACTGAAGGCCTGGAGGATGGCGTGTTTCAGGCGGATGCGAAATTCTTTTCGCTCATGTCTGACGAGCTCAATCATTTGACGGCGCTGACCCATTCTATTGAGGCCCTGGAACTCTCCCCTGAGGACGAAAACACCTTGTGCGGGGGCGTAAGGGTTCAGCACATTCTGGAGGACGTGCAGCGTCGTTGGGAGATCCAATTTCAAGCAAAGAGCCTGCGGCTGATTGTGGAGGTCGATGAAGCGCTTGCCGACAAATTGATCGCCCTGTCGAAGAAGTCCTTGCGGCATGTCATCGATAACCTGATGTCAAACATGCTGCGATACGCCGATCCAGAAGCGGAATGCCGCATAGTCTTTTCAAGACATGGGCCGCAAGCAATAGAGATCGTATTCAGGAATGGAGCGCAGAACTTGTCCGCCGAGGACGTTCCGTTCCTCTTTGATCGTTTTTTTCGCGTCTCGCATAGCCGCACCCGCGGACGTAACACGCATTCCAGCGGGCTTGGCCTCTCCATCGTCAAGCAGCTCTGCCTCTCCGGCAACGGCTCGGTTCATGCCGAGATGCGTGACAGCATGTTGAGCTTCGTCGTCTGTCTTCCGCTCCTGGAGCCGGCACCTTCAAAGGAAGCGAAAGTTTCTCGGGAGTGCCCCGCCGCGTAATGCGAAGGCCTAAACCCAACATTTAACAGCGCGGCACAAGCCGATGCCAGGCGGACGGCTGCTTGCGAGTGATGACACTTGATACCGAGGGCAAAATTTCAGATCCATCGCGGAACATTGCGATACAAAGCCAAGAGACTTGAGACGCAACCCGATTTCGCGGGATTGCTTGGAAAGACGTTGGTTGGGTTACGGGTTGGTAGCTACCGCTAGAATTCCGCGTCCGGATCGGTGGCGAGGGTTTCCGCGCAATGGATGCGCATTTGTTCGGTCAGTTCGGTCAGGTCGCCCTGCAGGCGGTCTGGCCTGATCGGCTTGCCGAAATGAACGCTGAATTTAGCGTTCTGCTTGTTGAGCAGCTCGTTGAAAACCGTCATGTCGCGCAATTCGGTTGAGACGCGGGCCAGGAAGTAGAAAAGACCCGAGTTCCGCCCGCCCATATGCATGGGAATGATCGGTGCCTTGTTTTTTCGCGCCAGCGCCAGCGCAGAAGTCATCCACGGACGTTCCGTGAGCTTGCCCTGATGCCAATAGGCAAGACGCCCCGACGGAAACAGGACCACGACCCGTTCCGTTGCGAAGGCGGAAGACGCAATCTTGATCGTCTCTTTGGATTTCGCGCGGCTTTTGAAATCGGCGCGCCATTCGACCGGGATGATCATCTCTGCAAGACGCGGATTGATCCGGATCGCGTCCCTGTTCGCGAATATGGCAAGGTCGGTGCGGCGGGACTTGATGGCATCGTAGAGCACGATGCCGTCGGCAATGCCAGTCGGGTGGTTGGACACCAGCACAACGGGACCTTCCCGCGGCACACGATCCAGCCCCAGAGTTGTCACGTCAAGCTTGAGAAGGCCGCTCAAGTGCGCGAATACGTCGACGGCTTCCATCTGTGAAATGGTATTGGCCATCTCGACCGCAGACCGGTAACGCAGGATGCGGTAGGCGAAAGGTTTGATGAAAGGCCACCAGGGGCTAGCCATCACCAGCTTGCCCCGCTCTGCGATCAGAGCGTCAACAATATGCTGGTCTGCGAGCTGTCGTTGCAGCGCGGTCTGTCGGCGCGCAGGCAATGTGTCTGCCGCGTGATCTGTCGTCTGATCTGTCGTCCGCACAATGCACCTCTGCCCGTCGGTAACCTGTACTACACACTTGCATCGTTAGCGAAATCAGCCGCGTGGTGCAAATACTCCCTGAAATAATTTTGCGATCGAAGGATGTCTCAGCTCCACAGTGAACTCGTGAAAAGTGCCACAATTGTGATGAAGGACGCAGTCCATGCCAGAGAGCGCGGATTGGACCGGTCAGTCCAGTAGCAGAATATGTAAATCAGGCGCAATAGCACAAACAGGACGGCCAGTTGATCGATCCAGTATTGCGCGGCCCCCTGGCTCATGGCGACGAAGATGGATACGGCGAAGAAGGGAAATGCTTCGAACCCGTTTGCCTGGGCAGCCTGCGCACGCGCACGAAATCCCTCTTTCCAATAATCCGGATCACGCGGCCGGGCGTTGTCAAACTCTTTGTTGAGCTTGGCCGGGAAGGCCGAAAGAATAGGCAGAATGGCGGCGGCGAGAATACACCATATGGCGATCGGCATGTGCTGGTCCTCGTTGTAGAAGTGCCAAATCACATAGTGCGTCCGGGCCAAAAGGCGCAATAAGAATGGCCGGGGAAACTCAACGCAACATGGCCCGACAGGCTTGGGTCATGGTGTTTGCGTTGCAGCGTCTTCCCGTCTGCTTGTTTGTCTTTGGCACATGAGCTGAGACTGCGAGTGGGTCTGGTCTTACGCCGTAATGCCTGTGCCGCGCGCTGCCGCGCTTTTATCTGTTTCGAGTCGGACGGACTTTACCTTCTTGATTGAAACTTGACGGCATTCACCCTTGTTGGCGCCATCAAAGAGTGCGGCCGTGAACCCTGGATGCAGGTGAGCTAAACGCGAAAGCGCGTGTTTTTTTCTGGTATTTTGGATTTTAAACAAATTGTAGTCTAAGAGTTGCCTCCATAATGAGACGAAGATGAGGGATTGATTCGTCATGAAGCGTGCGGGAAAACTGGTTTTGGTTTTGGGAATGGTCGTTCTGGCGGCTGGGTGCCAGAGGCTGTCAGGGGGCAGTAACGTTGCGCCGCTTCCTGCAACCCCGACGACACCGGTTGGGACCGGGACGCTGGATCCGCTCGATCCCAATGCCGCGCCTCCTGTTGGAACGACAACGGATGTTGCCGCCGCGCCGGCCGATCTTGCGACAAACCCGGTTGCAGCGCCGACAAACGCGCAGCAGGTTGGCCGAACGGACCTGCTTGGCGGCTGGAAGCTGGCCTCGTCGGGCGACAACTGCATGGCATTCATGACGCTGACAACTTGGTCCGGCGGCTACCGTGCAAATACCAGAGGTTGTAGTACCCCATCTCTGTCCGGCATCTCGGCATGGGATCTGAACGGCAATCAGGTGGTTTTAAAGGACGGATCCGGTCTGATCGTGGCACAACTTTATTCCAGCGAACCCGGGAAGTTTAACGGTCAAACCTCGACAGGCTCGCCTATTTCGTTGTACCGTTAAAGACCCTCAGTATTTTTGCTGGACACTGCGCGTAATAAGTGTATATTTACACGGCAATCGGAAAGGCTGTGTAATGTCAAAATACGAACCTTTACGCGAACATCTGGCACGACGCGAAGACGTCGTTTGGGCTGCAAAGCTTGACGAAGTTGAAAACATCCTCGGAACAAACCTGCCCAAAAGTGCTCGGGAGCATCGGACCTGGTGGGCGAATTCCGGTGGGAGCCTGGTTCATCAGAACGCCTGGCTCGATGCAGGATGGCGTGTCGAACGTACAGATCTGATGCGCGATGTGATCGTTTTCAGGCGGTTGCGTATCGGTGGCACTGTCGCGGTCGGCAAGTCCTCATCCGGCGACCGGTTGGTCAAAAACCCCCAACGGTCTGCTGAAAAGCGGCTTACCAAGGAAATGGCCGCTCTGCGTCAGCCTGCAACGGTCACTCTGAGATCCGAGTGGACCACGCTTGGGGACGTTCAAAACACGCCGTGTTCGAGCAACTCGATTCCCCAGCAAGGTGGCGTCGTGCGGTTTGCCGCGCTTGATGGCGACAACATTGTCACCGCACTTGTTGCCACGCTCTCGGTCTCGAAGATTTACCGCGGGCTGCGGCTCGAGATCAAAGGACATGATGCGGAAGATGATGCGCGCGTCGGACCTGAGCTTATCAAGCGGGCTGGTTTTGATCCGGAGGCGCCGGTCGAGTGTGATGTGGTTAAGTCCGGAAACGCATGGCTTTTGACCGATGGCCGAGGCCGGAAGGCAAATCTTGACGACCAGTCAGAATGTTATCTCGTCGCCCAGCTGCTCTACCTCCAGGAGCTGCAAAGCGGGCGTAAGTCGACACTGCTGCTTCGCTGAATTCTCGTCCCCCAAGGCGCTGCCTAGCAAACTGTAGCCGCACCTGATTCGCTCAGGCGCGGCTTTTTTTGATCCAGTGCCTTTTATTACTTCGCCGCGATCATCGACACTTCGACAAGAACCGGTGCTCCCGGTTTTGAGCCTGGCAATGCGCCGACCTCGACGGCGGCCCGGGCGGGCGGCACGCTGTCCTCGCCCCAATAGGTGCCGTAGACTTTGTTGAACGCGCCATAGTTCCCCATGTCGGTCATGAAGACCGTGGCTCGGACAACATCATCGAAGCTGTAACCGGCCTCCTTCAGGACGCTTTCAAGGTTTTCCATCACGATGCGGGTCTGCGCGGAGACATCATTGCGTGCCTCCTCCGGGATTTCTCCGTTCACGTAAGGGATCTGACCAGAAACAAAGAGCATCCCGTTGGCCAGTTTGATGCCCGGCGAATAGGGCGCAATGGGCTTGTTTCCTTCAACATAGACCGGTGTGCGTGCATCTCCGGCAAGGGTACTTCCGCCGGCCATTGGCACGAGGACGAGCGCGCCGAGAAGTGCGCAAAGTGTCTTTTTCATCTTGGATCCTCCTGTTTGATGAATATTACTTGGCAGCTTCGATGATCAGGTCCGCAACAAATTCGGGTTGAGACACCATTACGGAATGGCTTGCGTCGATTTCCCGGGAAACGGCTCCGATTTTCTTGGCGAATTGACGCTGCAGGCCGGTCGGCGTCATGTGGTCATCGCCGGCAATGGCGTAGAAAGTCGGTTTGTCCTGCCAGGCAACGTTTGAAACGGGTTCGCCGAGCGCCTTGCTGTTGAGCAGTCCCTGGCTGGCCGAGATCAGGTCCGTTTCTTCTTTTGGCAGGTCTTGTGCGAAGTACTGAGCGGTCGCGTCCTTCGGCAGGAAGAAATATCCCTGGGCATCCTGCTGAAGCGCCCCGATGCCCGGTGCAGGAAATTTCTCCAGTTCGGCAGCTTCGCCGAGCGACTGGCCCGCGTCAGGGGCATAGGCGGCGACGTAGACAAGTGACGAGACCTTGTCATGTCCACCGGCTTCTGTGATGACCATTCCACCCCAGGAATGACCGACAAGAACCACTGGTCCTTCAGCGCGTTCGATCGCGCGGTTTGTAAAGGCAACGTCTCCTGCAAGTGAGTCCAGCGGGTTCTGAACAGCGATCACGTTTAGGCCCGCAGCTTCGAGCAGGGGTGTCACCTTGTTCCAGCTGGAACCGTCTGCAAATGCGCCGTGCACAAGAACGACGGATTTTGCCGTGAGGTCCGCGGCATATGCTGCGCCCACGGAAAGGGCCGCTGATGAAGCAAGTGCGGCCATGGCAATGAGATTTCGAAGCTTGGACATGAGGTCATCCTGCGTTGAGAGAAGTTTGATAGCAAATAAATAGTGCACTAATTAATAATAAGCTAATAAATTTTGTAAATGTCAAGCTTGAAAAATGCAGCGTGGAAAATCACTTTCAATTCATGTGGTTACAAAAACTGCGTATTGAAAAAGCGTATCTTGTTGCCTAATGATTAGGGGCCAAAATAATGGGATGCACCAATGGATAGTTGCAAAGTGGACGAGAAGGGGCTTCTGAAGATAGAGGACCAGCTCTGTTTCGCGCTCTACTCCACGTCCAGGGCGATTACCAAGGAATACGCGGTCCTGCTGGAAACCATGGGTGTTACGTATCCGCAATACCTTGCGTTGATAGTTCTCTGGCAGCGTGACGGGATCCTGGTTCAGGATATTGCCAAAGGTCTCGAAGTCGATCAGGCGACAGCCACGCCATTGGTCAAGCGGCTTGAGAAACTCGGTTTTGTGACGCGGCAGCGAAGCGAAGCGGATGAGCGGAGAGTTGAGGTCTATCTCACCGAGGCGGGCAAGAACCTCTACAAGACTGCGCTTGCCGTTCCTCACGGGCTGGGTTGCGCGATCGGCGTCGACCAGACGCGCGCAAAGAAACTCATTGATGAGCTGAACGAGATCAAGGCGTTTATCGCAAAGAAAAACGAAGAGTGAGGCGCAATTTCGCCTCGGTACTTGCGCAGTGACGTGCGCGCGCAGGGCG from the Roseibium sp. HPY-6 genome contains:
- a CDS encoding helix-turn-helix transcriptional regulator, with the protein product MEILEALYDCIETNLRGNKVDWQKFANEFQIIHRSELALYRAVYSEDEQKQMDRLDVIATSNAPLLKKYVQKGMHKLHPYPETEMVMLEPIRRTDELPDDDVFRKMGPLTDFLIENGMFYFMNVPAMMPDGHFVCIHVWRDENQGDFSNLEKQRLALMMRHLLATVGESELTLTDPNSEVAAFGQMHGLTTAETTILALLIEGHSLRTISQKSGRTYGTVRWHVQNILEKCQVKSQLNLLSEFYRLMKK
- a CDS encoding YHS domain-containing (seleno)protein; translated protein: MKTYGKNIAAVSMAMAMSFMASQALAVDEHYVDGGAVVGGTDVVAYHTVGAPTPGSAEFASEYQGATWHFSSAENKALFDADPAKYAPAYGGWCSAGASKGKKVPTQPDLWAIVDGQLYLNSSPAAHNKLFLADTETVISKGESNWKVIFATSREALLEQ
- a CDS encoding response regulator transcription factor; translation: MGVIAAKAKILVVEDDENILNLLSAYLESAGHEVVEHQDGLTGCKAALTDTFDICIFDVMLPNRSGTEIVEAMRSQGILTPVLFLTALGSETNVLQGFAAGVDDYVIKPFSPRELIVRIRAILRRSQMASAGCHDVVEVGPLKLDLEQPTCNLSGQTIALTPYEHKILRRLLEQPSRVLSRGQLIALLYGNDVAVGPKAIDVHVHNLRTKLGDGTGSMIETVRGFGYRFAAAGNLERMLP
- a CDS encoding ATP-binding protein yields the protein MKHRLDRLPWLTLQMIAANTAIVLVLGVAWYWLFLGQSTTYSDRLMTTFNIVPGQVHAMFVDQVERQLWASISIGLVFAVGASIGVTLLIVRPLGVLARTTERLRQGDYNVRAKTQAGEVGRLADTVNALAAALQQEEERRARYLADLGHELRTPITSLRGYTEGLEDGVFQADAKFFSLMSDELNHLTALTHSIEALELSPEDENTLCGGVRVQHILEDVQRRWEIQFQAKSLRLIVEVDEALADKLIALSKKSLRHVIDNLMSNMLRYADPEAECRIVFSRHGPQAIEIVFRNGAQNLSAEDVPFLFDRFFRVSHSRTRGRNTHSSGLGLSIVKQLCLSGNGSVHAEMRDSMLSFVVCLPLLEPAPSKEAKVSRECPAA
- a CDS encoding 1-acyl-sn-glycerol-3-phosphate acyltransferase, whose product is MRTTDQTTDHAADTLPARRQTALQRQLADQHIVDALIAERGKLVMASPWWPFIKPFAYRILRYRSAVEMANTISQMEAVDVFAHLSGLLKLDVTTLGLDRVPREGPVVLVSNHPTGIADGIVLYDAIKSRRTDLAIFANRDAIRINPRLAEMIIPVEWRADFKSRAKSKETIKIASSAFATERVVVLFPSGRLAYWHQGKLTERPWMTSALALARKNKAPIIPMHMGGRNSGLFYFLARVSTELRDMTVFNELLNKQNAKFSVHFGKPIRPDRLQGDLTELTEQMRIHCAETLATDPDAEF
- a CDS encoding MAPEG family protein, whose amino-acid sequence is MPIAIWCILAAAILPILSAFPAKLNKEFDNARPRDPDYWKEGFRARAQAAQANGFEAFPFFAVSIFVAMSQGAAQYWIDQLAVLFVLLRLIYIFCYWTDRSNPRSLAWTASFITIVALFTSSLWS
- a CDS encoding protease inhibitor Inh/omp19 family protein — translated: MKRAGKLVLVLGMVVLAAGCQRLSGGSNVAPLPATPTTPVGTGTLDPLDPNAAPPVGTTTDVAAAPADLATNPVAAPTNAQQVGRTDLLGGWKLASSGDNCMAFMTLTTWSGGYRANTRGCSTPSLSGISAWDLNGNQVVLKDGSGLIVAQLYSSEPGKFNGQTSTGSPISLYR
- a CDS encoding Rid family hydrolase, whose translation is MKKTLCALLGALVLVPMAGGSTLAGDARTPVYVEGNKPIAPYSPGIKLANGMLFVSGQIPYVNGEIPEEARNDVSAQTRIVMENLESVLKEAGYSFDDVVRATVFMTDMGNYGAFNKVYGTYWGEDSVPPARAAVEVGALPGSKPGAPVLVEVSMIAAK
- a CDS encoding alpha/beta hydrolase, translating into MSKLRNLIAMAALASSAALSVGAAYAADLTAKSVVLVHGAFADGSSWNKVTPLLEAAGLNVIAVQNPLDSLAGDVAFTNRAIERAEGPVVLVGHSWGGMVITEAGGHDKVSSLVYVAAYAPDAGQSLGEAAELEKFPAPGIGALQQDAQGYFFLPKDATAQYFAQDLPKEETDLISASQGLLNSKALGEPVSNVAWQDKPTFYAIAGDDHMTPTGLQRQFAKKIGAVSREIDASHSVMVSQPEFVADLIIEAAK
- a CDS encoding MarR family transcriptional regulator is translated as MDSCKVDEKGLLKIEDQLCFALYSTSRAITKEYAVLLETMGVTYPQYLALIVLWQRDGILVQDIAKGLEVDQATATPLVKRLEKLGFVTRQRSEADERRVEVYLTEAGKNLYKTALAVPHGLGCAIGVDQTRAKKLIDELNEIKAFIAKKNEE